A region of the Deinococcus radiotolerans genome:
GCCGCCGCGGTGGTGCTGGTCACCGACCGCTCCCGGTCATTCGATGCCCTGGACGTCTTCACCTTCCAGGCGACCGTTGTGCAGGCCACCGGGGTGCGCGGCGTGACCGGCCAACTCAGCGCCCGCCCGGACTGCGGCAGTTTCGATGTGCTCGGCCTACGCTGGATGGGGGAGACACTGCGACTGAGCGTCCGCGACCGCTGCGGCCTGTGGACGAAAGGGTTCGGAGGGGCGTCCTGACGGCATCTGATCAGGGCGTGACCGTGGTGACCGAGCTGAGTGGAGCCCGCGTGCCCGTCGGTGTGACCGGGACAGGGGAGTGGATGTACCTCGCGCGGGAGGGCGAGTGGTCATCACTGACCGCAGCGGCCCCGATCTTTCTGGTGACGGTCTTGCAGGAAGGGACGGCGTTTCACGCGGATCTGTGCGCGAGGTTGATTGCCGCAGGGCTCGATCCGTCGCTGGCGCACCGCTTCCCAACGCACCTGAGTGTCCGGCTCGGCCTGACTTTCCCCTCGGATTTCTGGCAGCAGGGTGCGGTGGACTGGATTGAGCGTGAGGGGGGAGCAGGCGCGTTTCAGCCTGAGCTGAATGTTCTGGTGATGCACGGCCGCACGCAGCGGATTCGGCATGGGGCGCGGCGGATGCTGCGGCAGAGTCAACGGGAGGAGCGGACTTAAGCCATCCTTATTACCCGGGCACTATTGCTCCTGCTAATTCACCCGGGTAATATTTGGGCATGGACACGGAAGCGACCTTCACCACCTTCGACGGATCCACCCGCCGCCTGACTGCCCCTCTTGCGGAGACGCTCGCGCAGTTGCACGGCCAGCCTCATCCTGGCCAACTGACCTTCGACGACCGGACCGGGCGCAGCGTGGACTTCGACCTGAGCGGTTCTCTGGAGGACGTGCTGGCCCGTCATGTGCCGACGGAACCCCGTAGTGGGCCGGGCCGTCCGAAGCTGGGCGTCGTGTCGCGCGAGGTCTCGCTGCTGCCCCGCCACTGGGAGTGGCTGGAACGCCAGCGGGGCGGGGCGTCCGCGGCGCTGCGCCGCCTGATTGACGAGGCCCGCAAGGCCGACCCGGACGGCGAGCGCCGCGCGCAGGCCCAAGCGGCAGCCGACCGGTTCCTGGGGGCGATGGGCGGTGACCTGCCGGGGTTCGAGGCGGCCACCCGCGCCCTGTACGCCGGGCAGCGCGCCGCGTTCGAGGCGGCGCTGGCCGCGTGGCCCCCGGACGTCCGTACGCACGCCCTATACCTCGCGGCGCCCGCGCTGGAGGAAGCGTGAAGCACACGCCGCGCCCGGGCATCTACCGCGTGCAGCACCTCACCTCGGGCCGCAGCCTGCTGGGCAGCAGCGTGGACGCCCCCGCGTACCTGAACCGGGTCCGCTTCGAGTTACAGCTGGGTTCGCACCGGCACCCGGGACTTCAGCGAGACTGGGTTCAGGACGGCCCGGACGCGTTCACGTTCGAGGTGCTGGATGAACTGAAGCCGGACGCGGCGGGCCGCGTGTCGCCGGACGACCTGAAGGAGTTGCTCTCGTTATGGCAGGAGAAGCTGAACGTGTCCCCCCAGCCGTCGTACTGAACGCCAGGACGCCCGCCTCGGAACTGGCAGTTCTGGCCCGCCACCCGGAGGCCGGGGTACGGGCTCAGGTCGCGCGGCACCCGAACACGCCCGCAGCCGTGCTGGGCGCCCTAACCCCCGAGTTCCCGGTTGAGGTGCTGACGAATCCGGCCCTGCCTCTGCTGCGGCTGGCCGATCCGCACCTGCTGCGCGGCTGGCCGGACGGTGCTTTTCACGCGCTGCTGCGCCTGCCGGACCTCCCCATGTGGGTGAGGACGCACCTGATCCGGCACGGGCGCACGGAACTGCTCATCCCGCTGGCGCAGCACACCACGCTGACCGGGGCGGAGGTACAGGCGCTGGCGGGGCACGCCGCGTGGCTGGTGCGCGCCCGGATCGCCGCCCGGCCGGACCTCGCCCCGGAACTGCTCGGCGTGCTGGCGGCCGATCCGGACTACGGCGTGCGGCTGGCCGTGGCGTCCCGCCCGGCGCTGCCAGAGGACGTGGCGCGGACGCTGCGCGAGGACACTTCCCGGTTCGTGCGGCAGGTGGTCGGGCAGGCACCGAAGCACCGCTCAGCTGACCGGCCGGGTTAGGCCTACACTGGAGGGGAAGGGAGCCCACGGTTCTCGTTCATTCTGCCGGGAACCACGTTCACTGTCTCTCTTCCGGAGGCACGCATGACTGGGAAGACCGCTGCTCAACTGGTTCAGGACGCCAAGCAACGCGTGGAGAACCTCACCGTGGATCAGGTGGCCCGCGAGGTGCAGGCCGGGGACGCCCTGCTCGTCGACATCCGGGAGCCCGGTGAGGCCCAGGAGGACGGCGTGATTCCCGGTGCGGTTGCCGCCCCGCGCGGCATGCTGGAATTCTGGGCGGACCCCAGCAGCCCCTACCACCGCCAGGAGTTCAGCCCGGACCGGCGCATCATCCTGCACTGCGCGTCCGGGGGCCGCTCGGCACTGGCGGCCGACACCCTCCAGCAGATGGGGTACGGCCGGGTCGCGCATCTGGACGGGGGGATCCGCGCGTGGGCGCAGGCGGGTCAGGCTGTCGAGCGCCCTGGCACGTAAGCCAAAGCGGCATGGAAAAACCCCCACCGCGTGGGTGGGGGTTGCACGCCCGGTTGGGGGGACTTACTTGAGTTCGACGCGGGCGCCAGCAGCTTCCAGCTGGGCCTTGATCTTCTCGGCTTCGTCCTTGCTGATGCCTTCTTTCAGCGCGCCGCCCTTCTCGCTCATGTCCTTGGCTTCTTTCAGGCCCAGGCCGGTGATGGCGCGGATTTCCTTAATGACGTTGATCTTGCTCGCGCCGGCATCCACCAGGATGACGTCGAACTCGGTCTTCTCTTCAACGGCGGCGGCGGGGCCAGCGGCGGGGCCGGCGGCGACGGCGGCGGTGACGCCCCAGGTTTCCTTCAGACCGTCGATGAGGTCCGCGAGTTCCATGATGGTGAGGGTGCCGAGCTGGTCGATCAGAGCCTGTTTGTCGTAAGCCATGTTGTATTCCTCCGGAATTGAAGTGGGTGGTGCGTGCCTGGGCTCAGCCCGGGCAGAAAGCCGGGTTTAGGCCTGGCCTTCGAGTTTTTCTTTGTACGCTTCGAGGATGCCCACGAAGTTGCTGAGGTGGGCGCTGAGCACGCCGACCAGTTCGCCCTGCAGGCTCTGCTTGCTGCCGAGGCTGGCGAGACGTTCCACAACTTTCACGTCCACGCGGTTGCCTTCGACGAAGCCGGCCTTCACGGCGGGGATGCCCTTGTCGTTGCCCTTGGCCGCGTCGCTGAGAGCCTTGGCAACCCCAGCGGGGTCGTCCTGAGCCACGACGATGGCGCTGGGGCCCTTGAGGGCGTCCGCGAAGTCGCGGCCGCCGTCCTGGAGGGCCAGGTTGATCAGGGTGTTCTTGGCAACGATGAGCTGCCCGCCCTTCTCGCGGATGTCTTTGCGCAGTTTGCCCAGCTGGCCGGCGGTCAGGCCTTGGTAGTCAACGACGTAGAACGTCTCGACGCCCGTGAGGCTGCCTTTCAGGCTGCTGAGGGTCTGCTGGTTCTTTTCGTTCGCCACGCAGTACCTCCTTGGTGGGAACGAGGTCCAGGTGCACGGTCGCGCCCTGGCAACTCGGCGGGCTGTTTAAACCTGGCAAGGGTCCCCGCTGTCTTTGGTGCCTGAGAAGAAACGGATTGGAAAGGTGCGAGGGTGCACCGGGGTGCCGAAGGTGGGGTGGGGAAGAGGGAACCCTCCTCCCCGGGGGGCGTTCAGCCCTGGCCGCCGCCGCTGAGGGTCAGCTGGATGCTGGGGCCCATGGTGGTGGTCAGGTACGCGCTGCGCAGGAACACGCCCTTGGCGCTGCCGGGCTTGGCGGCTTCGAGGGCGCTGATCAGCGCGCCGTAGTTGGCGCTGAGGTTGCCGGGTTCGAAGCTGGCCTTGCCGATGGGGGCGTGCACGACGCCGGTCTTATCGTTGCGGAACTCGATGCGGCCGGCCTTGAGGCCCTTGACCATGCCTGCAACGTCGGGGCCGACGGTGCCGCTCTTGGGGTTGGGCAGCAGGCCGCGGGGCCCGAGCAGACGCGCGAGCTTCTGGCCGACCTGGGCCATCATGTCGGGGGTGGCGACAACCGCGTCGAACTCCATGAACCCACCGGCGATGCGCTCGATCAGCTCGTCGCTGCCGACCACGTCGGCGCCAGCGGCCTCGGCGGCCTGCACGTTGTCACCCTTGGTGATCACGGCGACGCGCACGGTGCGACCGGTGCCGTGGGGCAGCGCGACGGTGCCACGCACGTTCTGGTCGCTCTTGCGGGGGTCGATGCCGAGACGGAAGTGCACTTCGACGGTCTCGTCGAACTTCGCCGTGGCGATGTCCTTGACCAGCGCGGCGGCTTCGTCGATGGTGTACTGCTTGCTGCGGTCCACCTTGGTGGTGAGCGCCTTGTAACGCTTGCCGTGCTTAGGCATTGGGGGCCCCCTCGATGGTCACGCCCATGGAGCGGGCGGTGCCGGCGACGGTGTTCGCGGCGGCTTCGATGCTGCCGGCGTTCAGGTCGGGCATCTTGGTCTTGGCGATTTCCAGCACCTGCTCCCAGTTGAGCTTGCCGACCTTGGCCTTGTTGGGGGTCGCGCTGCCCTTGGCGAGGCCGGCGGCCTTGCGGATCAGGTAGCTCATGGGAGGGGTTTTGGTGATGAAGGTGAAGGAGCGGTCGGCGTAGATGGTGATCTCGACGGGGATGATCGCGTCACCCTTGTCGGCCGTCTGCGCGTTGAACGCCTTCGTGAACTCCATGATGTTCGCGCCGTACTGACCGAGCGCGGGACCCACGGGGGGGGCCGGGGTGGCCTTGCCCGCCGGGAGCTGCAGTTTGACAAGCCCTGCGACTTTCTTCATGTGGTGCCTCCTTAGCTCCCCCGGATCGGTCCGTGTACGGCCGGAGCGGGGTGCTGGCGCTAAGTTCTGCGTCGTTCACGGGTGCCGGAGGCTGGCCGTGAACGCACAGCAACTTTTTCAGTGTACTGCCTGCGCCGCTGTTTTGCCAGTGGGCGCGGGCAGTGGGTCGGGGTCTTACTTGGCAACCTGGCTGAAGTCGAGTTCCACCGGGGTTTCACGGCCGAAGATGCTGACGAGCACCTTGACCTTCGCCTGGGGAATATTGACCTCGCTGATGACGCCGCTGAAGTCCGCGAACGGTCCGCCCGTGACGCGCACCATGTCCCCGGCCTTGAAGTCCACCTTGACTTTGGGAGCTTCTTCCTGCACGGGCTGGGTGGCGACGCCGACACTGGCGAGGAGGCGCTGGACTTCCTCGTGCGACAGCGGGACGGGGCGGGTGGCGGTGCCG
Encoded here:
- a CDS encoding DUF2239 family protein, whose translation is MDTEATFTTFDGSTRRLTAPLAETLAQLHGQPHPGQLTFDDRTGRSVDFDLSGSLEDVLARHVPTEPRSGPGRPKLGVVSREVSLLPRHWEWLERQRGGASAALRRLIDEARKADPDGERRAQAQAAADRFLGAMGGDLPGFEAATRALYAGQRAAFEAALAAWPPDVRTHALYLAAPALEEA
- a CDS encoding GIY-YIG nuclease family protein, translated to MKHTPRPGIYRVQHLTSGRSLLGSSVDAPAYLNRVRFELQLGSHRHPGLQRDWVQDGPDAFTFEVLDELKPDAAGRVSPDDLKELLSLWQEKLNVSPQPSY
- a CDS encoding rhodanese-like domain-containing protein, which produces MTGKTAAQLVQDAKQRVENLTVDQVAREVQAGDALLVDIREPGEAQEDGVIPGAVAAPRGMLEFWADPSSPYHRQEFSPDRRIILHCASGGRSALAADTLQQMGYGRVAHLDGGIRAWAQAGQAVERPGT
- the rplL gene encoding 50S ribosomal protein L7/L12, encoding MAYDKQALIDQLGTLTIMELADLIDGLKETWGVTAAVAAGPAAGPAAAVEEKTEFDVILVDAGASKINVIKEIRAITGLGLKEAKDMSEKGGALKEGISKDEAEKIKAQLEAAGARVELK
- the rplJ gene encoding 50S ribosomal protein L10; this encodes MANEKNQQTLSSLKGSLTGVETFYVVDYQGLTAGQLGKLRKDIREKGGQLIVAKNTLINLALQDGGRDFADALKGPSAIVVAQDDPAGVAKALSDAAKGNDKGIPAVKAGFVEGNRVDVKVVERLASLGSKQSLQGELVGVLSAHLSNFVGILEAYKEKLEGQA
- the rplA gene encoding 50S ribosomal protein L1, with product MPKHGKRYKALTTKVDRSKQYTIDEAAALVKDIATAKFDETVEVHFRLGIDPRKSDQNVRGTVALPHGTGRTVRVAVITKGDNVQAAEAAGADVVGSDELIERIAGGFMEFDAVVATPDMMAQVGQKLARLLGPRGLLPNPKSGTVGPDVAGMVKGLKAGRIEFRNDKTGVVHAPIGKASFEPGNLSANYGALISALEAAKPGSAKGVFLRSAYLTTTMGPSIQLTLSGGGQG
- the rplK gene encoding 50S ribosomal protein L11; translated protein: MKKVAGLVKLQLPAGKATPAPPVGPALGQYGANIMEFTKAFNAQTADKGDAIIPVEITIYADRSFTFITKTPPMSYLIRKAAGLAKGSATPNKAKVGKLNWEQVLEIAKTKMPDLNAGSIEAAANTVAGTARSMGVTIEGAPNA